The Edaphobacter sp. 12200R-103 genome contains a region encoding:
- a CDS encoding glycoside hydrolase family 28 protein has product MRFRDLLSVSLSGLAVLSSPFLHAASKTCDVRQMGAVGDGHTKDTTAIQRAIDTCADAGGGVVHFVSGTYVSGPLDWKSHINLRLDAGATLLGSPDRSDFPLREDAKWRKVSLLHADHATDISLTGKGTVDGNGHVWWDAKAEDKKKGLPEAPRPMLLDLTHSKMILIDGVTIQNSPQYNIMAVLCDGLTVRNVRILNPGHTAPNTDGIDPISTSHVLIEHVLIDTGDDNVAIKSGLVERGDPDVPSTDIVIRDCDFRNGHGMSIGSETAGGVRNVTVERVKFEGTRQGIRIKSARGRGNDIGGFSFRDITMEHVETPIQITAYYTGGMKGDTAHPVTEHTPRFHDILIEDVTATGAKRAAVIYGLPESPVKRLRLKNVHISAEAGADMQYAEVAVSNFVVDATRGEAVTKGPGVIFTEK; this is encoded by the coding sequence ATGCGTTTCCGTGACCTTCTCTCTGTCTCTCTCTCCGGGCTGGCCGTTCTTTCATCGCCTTTCCTTCATGCTGCATCTAAGACCTGCGATGTGCGGCAGATGGGAGCGGTTGGCGACGGACACACAAAGGATACGACGGCCATTCAGCGCGCGATCGATACCTGCGCGGACGCCGGTGGCGGAGTAGTGCACTTCGTGTCTGGAACCTATGTCTCGGGACCGCTCGACTGGAAGAGTCATATCAACCTTCGCCTCGACGCGGGAGCTACTTTGCTGGGATCGCCGGACAGAAGCGATTTCCCGCTCCGCGAAGACGCGAAGTGGCGCAAGGTATCTCTGCTGCATGCGGACCACGCCACGGACATCTCTCTTACGGGCAAAGGCACCGTCGACGGCAACGGCCACGTATGGTGGGACGCGAAGGCAGAGGATAAGAAGAAGGGGTTGCCGGAAGCTCCGCGTCCTATGCTTCTCGATCTGACGCATTCAAAGATGATTCTGATCGATGGCGTGACCATTCAGAATTCGCCGCAGTACAACATCATGGCGGTGCTTTGCGATGGCCTGACAGTCCGCAATGTCAGGATTTTGAATCCAGGACATACGGCTCCGAACACCGATGGCATCGACCCCATCTCAACAAGCCATGTGCTCATCGAGCACGTCTTGATCGATACCGGTGACGATAATGTTGCCATCAAAAGCGGGCTGGTGGAGCGGGGCGATCCCGATGTTCCGAGCACCGATATCGTCATCCGCGATTGTGATTTCCGCAATGGCCATGGCATGTCTATCGGGAGCGAGACAGCGGGAGGCGTGCGCAACGTAACGGTGGAGCGGGTAAAGTTTGAAGGGACCAGGCAGGGCATCCGGATCAAGAGCGCCCGCGGACGAGGCAACGACATCGGCGGATTCTCCTTCCGCGACATCACGATGGAACATGTCGAAACCCCAATTCAGATCACGGCTTACTATACCGGCGGAATGAAGGGCGATACGGCGCATCCCGTCACAGAGCATACGCCGCGCTTCCACGACATTTTGATCGAAGATGTAACTGCGACAGGTGCAAAACGTGCGGCGGTGATCTATGGCCTGCCTGAGAGCCCTGTGAAACGGCTGCGGCTCAAGAATGTTCATATCAGTGCAGAGGCTGGGGCGGATATGCAGTACGCGGAGGTGGCGGTCAGCAACTTCGTCGTGGATGCAACCAGGGGCGAAGCTGTCACGAAGGGGCCCGGGGTAATCTTCACTGAGAAGTAG
- a CDS encoding sugar phosphate isomerase/epimerase: MKPVLRHIANLWTLMGHPSQQDEWSLGKKIAEIKAAGFDGVCWAPSAELHEECLRQELIFVGGMASGDARAFPDILEDLKRFGAQHVNVQLAHDSLASEEALRLTLMLMDLARPLGLLPAIETHRGTCTETPEKMYALADAYERETGELLPLSCDFSHFAVVKHLVPSNFVEQLLIRPNLIQNAQQFHLRPFNGHHVQVPVTDGSGQLTQEVCAWLPFAEATLSCWLDGNRDKGREIFVCPELGPVEGGYALSTFPNSWEEAKVLRGEIDRIWRRLLQG; the protein is encoded by the coding sequence ATGAAACCGGTTCTGCGGCATATCGCAAATCTCTGGACGCTGATGGGGCATCCCTCACAACAGGATGAGTGGTCGCTCGGTAAAAAGATTGCGGAGATCAAGGCCGCCGGCTTCGACGGTGTCTGTTGGGCTCCCAGTGCTGAGCTTCATGAAGAATGCCTTCGGCAGGAGCTCATCTTCGTCGGTGGAATGGCCTCTGGCGATGCGAGAGCCTTTCCGGATATTCTCGAGGATCTTAAGCGTTTTGGAGCACAGCACGTCAACGTGCAGCTGGCACACGATTCGCTGGCCTCTGAAGAGGCTCTACGGTTAACACTCATGTTGATGGATCTCGCCAGGCCACTCGGCCTTCTGCCGGCGATCGAGACCCATCGGGGTACCTGTACAGAGACGCCGGAAAAGATGTATGCGCTGGCGGATGCCTACGAGAGGGAGACAGGCGAGCTGTTGCCGCTATCCTGTGACTTTTCGCACTTTGCTGTGGTCAAGCATCTGGTGCCTTCGAACTTCGTAGAACAACTGCTTATACGGCCTAACCTTATCCAGAATGCGCAGCAGTTTCATCTGCGCCCGTTTAACGGGCATCACGTGCAGGTGCCGGTCACCGACGGCAGTGGCCAGCTTACTCAGGAGGTGTGTGCTTGGTTGCCGTTTGCCGAAGCTACGCTTTCGTGCTGGCTTGATGGCAACCGCGATAAAGGCCGCGAGATCTTTGTGTGTCCTGAACTGGGGCCGGTCGAAGGCGGGTATGCGCTCTCAACGTTCCCGAACAGCTGGGAGGAAGCGAAAGTTCTCAGAGGCGAGATTGACAGAATCTGGCGGCGCCTTCTTCAAGGCTGA
- a CDS encoding rhamnulokinase family protein, protein MSEAKGTGLPEDRRASIAVDLGAESCRVSLLRWNGSSPQIELVHRFGNGPVQRQDGLHWPLERIVEGVEEGLRMAAGLAPEGVRSIAVDGWAVDYVRLDEQGVPLAEPFCYRDERNVRAESDLHKKISAERMREITGVQQLSINTVYQLYADCEAGYAPSRWLNLPEYMLARLGGAPVAEFTNATHSQMIDMQSRQWSEEIFREAGLVRELAPKIVPPGTRLGNVSGRLQDLAAFKDTELIAPACHDTASAIAGIPALGDDWAYISSGTWSLVGALTSHPVAGPEARADNFTNLGAVGGANCFHKNVNGMWLLKQCESTWAEKGFTPGVVELLRCCEDVAAPKTLLDVDDPDLLLMGEMPQRINRQLRAKGAEPLDESPDGSPQMVSLIMHSLASRYSEVLARVEQHTGKKLRRLFVVGGGSRNTLLNRLTSEKTGLEVCCGSAESSTLGNFAVQLATLESSSSPASPEFAAEVYRWASLLS, encoded by the coding sequence ATGAGCGAGGCGAAGGGGACGGGCCTCCCCGAGGATCGACGTGCCTCCATTGCGGTCGATCTTGGTGCGGAGAGCTGCAGGGTAAGTCTACTGCGCTGGAATGGCAGCTCGCCGCAGATTGAACTTGTACATCGCTTCGGAAACGGTCCGGTGCAGCGGCAGGATGGTCTGCACTGGCCTCTGGAGCGGATCGTCGAGGGTGTCGAAGAGGGATTGCGGATGGCCGCCGGGCTTGCACCGGAGGGCGTCCGCTCCATCGCTGTAGATGGCTGGGCGGTCGATTATGTTCGGCTGGACGAGCAGGGCGTTCCCCTCGCAGAGCCGTTCTGTTATAGGGATGAGCGCAATGTTCGCGCCGAAAGCGATCTGCATAAGAAGATCTCTGCGGAGCGCATGCGGGAGATCACCGGTGTCCAGCAACTTTCGATCAACACGGTGTATCAGCTTTATGCCGATTGCGAGGCAGGCTATGCGCCGTCCCGATGGCTGAATCTTCCCGAATATATGCTCGCGCGGCTGGGAGGAGCCCCGGTTGCCGAGTTCACAAACGCGACTCACAGCCAGATGATCGACATGCAGAGTCGCCAGTGGAGTGAAGAGATTTTCCGCGAGGCCGGCCTGGTGCGGGAGCTTGCGCCGAAGATCGTTCCTCCGGGAACCCGGCTGGGCAACGTGTCCGGTCGGCTCCAGGATTTGGCAGCGTTCAAGGATACTGAGCTGATTGCTCCTGCCTGTCACGATACCGCGTCGGCGATTGCGGGGATTCCTGCGCTGGGCGATGACTGGGCGTACATCAGCTCCGGTACGTGGTCTCTGGTTGGGGCGCTGACTTCTCATCCGGTCGCTGGCCCAGAGGCTCGCGCCGACAACTTCACCAATCTCGGCGCGGTCGGCGGAGCAAACTGCTTCCACAAAAACGTGAACGGCATGTGGTTGCTGAAGCAGTGCGAGAGCACGTGGGCGGAAAAGGGCTTTACGCCGGGAGTCGTCGAGTTGTTGCGTTGCTGCGAAGATGTAGCGGCGCCAAAGACTCTGCTGGATGTCGACGATCCTGACCTGCTGCTGATGGGCGAGATGCCGCAGCGCATCAATCGTCAGCTGAGGGCAAAAGGAGCTGAACCTCTGGATGAATCGCCCGACGGTTCACCGCAGATGGTTTCGCTGATCATGCACAGCCTTGCCTCCCGATACTCAGAGGTGCTGGCGCGTGTAGAGCAGCACACGGGCAAAAAGCTGCGAAGGCTTTTCGTGGTTGGAGGCGGCTCGCGAAATACGCTGCTCAATCGCCTGACGTCGGAGAAGACGGGATTGGAGGTCTGCTGCGGTTCCGCAGAGAGCTCGACGCTCGGCAACTTCGCCGTCCAACTGGCCACGCTCGAGTCGTCGTCTTCGCCGGCTTCCCCTGAGTTTGCAGCGGAGGTCTACAGGTGGGCCTCGCTGCTGTCCTGA
- a CDS encoding glycosyl hydrolase, with protein MRRIAGGSRGPLYIAALVAALGAATVPSLHAQQNVDQLRREFAEPPGDARPMVRWWWFGPAVTKEEIAREIHQMHDGGFGGFELASVYPLALDDPQKGIRNLPYASPEMVDMLRFAREQGTALGMRVDLTLGSGWPFGGPQIPIDLAAGRLKIVATALPVAKLPVMADGDAPIAAFIAKGTPNHYDAATARLIKYPDSNGSLPKASAESQVLLLFISSHTRQMVKRAAVGGEGFVLDHMSREAIDKHLHTVGDALMGGFTDAPPYAIFSDSLEVYGSDWTRTLPEEFKKRRGYDLIPHLPELAQGGSPQADAVRHDWAETLSDLVRENYLRPMTEYAAAHHTKFRSQTYGTPAATLTDEFVPQLPEGEGPQWDRFSFTRWASSANHVFGNNVTSAETWTWLHSPAFRATPLDMKAEADRMFVEGVNQIIGHGWPYSPEYAKEPGYSLYAAAVFNAHNPWWPVMPDVTKYLQRVSWMLRQGQPANDVALLLPEDDAQADFRPGHVSVTDAMKTKITSALMHAILDTGHNVDYIDGTALSRLHDHPLLVVPPTKRMHLDAARQLEKYASAGGKIIFIGETPSMATGLSDEKDSAQVKSILAALSAKSIHVQSETELPDAIEHALAPDLDVKAAAGAVGFIHRRLQGADVYFIANTSAQTQMFPLHTASKYKTAEWWNPEDGTVTTAEIGKPFSLEPYGSRLLILHAGAASPKAQAARKLVAETSSPIEVGHWTAEFPGSKGSPALPSKANASTIWTDDAAEKFYSGEVRYRASFQAPAAKSDEHFVLRFADGKPLPNTQPPNTNGLRAWYDAPIRETAIVYLNGKRVGSLWHPPYELDLTKLMHDGENTIEIRVYNTAINELAGQSPRDYTALKAKYGDRFQMQDMENLQPVPSGIFGPVRIVREREK; from the coding sequence ATGAGACGCATCGCGGGTGGTAGCAGAGGTCCTCTTTATATTGCTGCGCTGGTTGCAGCACTTGGCGCAGCGACGGTTCCTTCGCTGCATGCGCAGCAGAATGTGGATCAGCTGCGGCGCGAGTTTGCAGAGCCCCCAGGCGATGCGCGGCCAATGGTCCGCTGGTGGTGGTTTGGTCCGGCGGTGACGAAAGAGGAGATCGCGCGCGAGATCCACCAGATGCACGATGGCGGCTTCGGCGGGTTTGAACTGGCTTCGGTCTATCCCCTTGCTCTCGACGATCCTCAGAAGGGGATTCGCAATCTACCCTATGCGTCACCCGAGATGGTGGACATGCTGCGTTTCGCACGCGAGCAGGGAACTGCGCTCGGCATGCGTGTCGACCTGACGTTAGGTAGCGGATGGCCCTTCGGCGGCCCGCAGATTCCGATCGATCTGGCAGCAGGACGCCTCAAGATTGTAGCGACTGCACTGCCGGTGGCAAAGCTGCCCGTTATGGCCGACGGAGATGCTCCTATCGCGGCCTTCATCGCGAAAGGGACGCCGAACCACTATGATGCCGCGACAGCCCGGCTGATCAAGTACCCCGATTCCAACGGATCGCTCCCGAAAGCATCTGCCGAGTCGCAGGTGCTGCTGTTGTTTATCAGTAGCCATACGCGCCAGATGGTCAAGCGCGCCGCGGTTGGCGGCGAAGGCTTCGTGCTCGACCATATGTCGCGCGAGGCCATCGACAAACACCTCCATACCGTAGGCGACGCCCTGATGGGCGGCTTCACCGATGCGCCTCCCTACGCGATCTTCTCGGATTCACTGGAGGTGTATGGGAGCGACTGGACCCGCACTTTGCCGGAGGAGTTCAAGAAGCGGCGCGGCTATGACCTGATTCCGCATCTGCCGGAACTCGCGCAGGGAGGAAGCCCACAGGCCGATGCCGTGCGTCACGACTGGGCGGAGACGCTCTCTGATCTCGTACGCGAAAACTACCTGCGGCCCATGACCGAATATGCCGCGGCGCACCACACCAAGTTTCGCTCGCAGACGTATGGAACTCCGGCGGCAACGCTCACGGACGAGTTCGTGCCACAGCTTCCAGAGGGAGAAGGCCCGCAGTGGGACCGCTTCTCCTTTACACGATGGGCGTCTTCTGCAAATCACGTATTCGGAAACAACGTGACCTCGGCGGAGACCTGGACGTGGCTGCATTCGCCAGCATTTCGTGCGACTCCGCTCGACATGAAGGCTGAGGCGGACCGGATGTTTGTTGAGGGCGTCAATCAGATCATCGGCCATGGCTGGCCGTATTCGCCCGAGTACGCCAAGGAGCCGGGTTATTCGCTTTATGCGGCCGCGGTCTTCAATGCGCACAATCCCTGGTGGCCGGTGATGCCCGACGTCACAAAGTATCTGCAGCGGGTCAGTTGGATGCTGCGACAGGGCCAGCCTGCGAACGATGTAGCCCTGCTGCTGCCGGAGGACGATGCTCAGGCCGACTTCCGTCCCGGCCATGTCTCTGTGACAGATGCGATGAAGACGAAGATCACGTCCGCGCTGATGCACGCCATCCTCGACACAGGCCACAATGTCGACTACATCGACGGAACCGCACTGTCGCGTCTCCACGATCACCCGCTGTTGGTCGTGCCGCCTACGAAGAGAATGCATCTGGATGCGGCGCGGCAGTTGGAGAAGTATGCCAGCGCCGGGGGCAAGATCATCTTCATCGGCGAGACGCCTTCAATGGCAACGGGATTATCGGATGAAAAGGATAGCGCGCAGGTGAAGTCCATCCTCGCGGCACTGAGTGCAAAGTCCATTCATGTGCAGAGCGAGACGGAGCTGCCAGATGCGATTGAGCATGCTCTCGCTCCTGATTTGGATGTCAAGGCAGCGGCAGGCGCGGTGGGGTTCATTCACCGCCGTCTGCAAGGCGCGGATGTTTACTTTATCGCGAATACCTCCGCGCAAACGCAGATGTTTCCGCTGCACACCGCAAGCAAATACAAGACTGCAGAGTGGTGGAATCCTGAGGATGGCACTGTGACGACTGCTGAGATTGGCAAACCGTTCTCGCTGGAGCCATACGGATCGCGCCTGCTGATCCTGCACGCAGGAGCAGCTTCGCCGAAAGCTCAGGCTGCGAGGAAGCTGGTTGCTGAGACGAGCTCTCCCATCGAGGTTGGACACTGGACAGCGGAGTTCCCGGGCAGCAAGGGGTCGCCGGCGCTGCCCTCGAAGGCCAATGCCAGCACGATTTGGACCGACGATGCGGCAGAGAAGTTCTACTCCGGTGAAGTGCGCTATCGCGCGAGCTTCCAGGCTCCTGCTGCCAAATCGGACGAGCACTTTGTGCTTCGCTTCGCAGACGGCAAGCCCTTGCCGAACACGCAGCCACCGAACACAAATGGGCTGCGAGCCTGGTACGACGCACCCATTCGTGAGACTGCCATCGTTTATCTGAATGGCAAGCGAGTCGGGTCGCTGTGGCATCCGCCATACGAGCTGGATCTCACGAAGTTGATGCATGATGGCGAGAACACGATAGAGATCCGCGTATACAACACAGCGATCAACGAACTCGCTGGTCAGTCGCCGCGTGATTACACTGCCCTGAAGGCGAAGTATGGAGATCGATTCCAGATGCAGGACATGGAGAATCTGCAACCTGTTCCTTCAGGCATCTTTGGACCTGTCAGGATCGTTCGCGAGAGAGAGAAGTAA
- a CDS encoding MFS transporter: protein MTSAQRKMRLSYMASEIAGQLIFCVISFYILKFYTDVYGLSAAAAGTILLLARCIDAFDAPLWGILFEKTHSRWGKSRPWFLWLCVPFAIFGVLTFVTPGLSGTAKIAYAGATYVVTSILYTGINTPVTSILAALTPDAHERVVLTSFRMFGSKFAVLFVNLSVLPLVSFLGHGDDRKGFMVVMPFYAIGTVVLYLLAFRNLREVVYERRQRLSVRESVQALRNNAPWAIIFLSSLFFWIAFIARISSAPYFFEYVMHRADLTSTANSLDFVSLGSILFLPWLCQRMSKRNVWAFGLAGSAIAQLIVFVGVHAHSVSVVLDGWVVGFLASGLAMAIPFSILSDSVDYGEWKSGVRAAGFLTAIGAAFCLKAGSGLGGALPAWILASMGYVPNVAQGARSIFGIELACIWLPALAYALAIVPVVFYLRYELMEPMIQRDLEERRRTAALVSESL from the coding sequence ATGACGAGTGCACAACGCAAGATGCGACTCAGTTATATGGCCAGTGAGATAGCCGGTCAGCTGATCTTTTGCGTCATCTCGTTCTACATCCTCAAGTTCTACACCGACGTCTACGGCCTCTCCGCTGCCGCAGCAGGAACGATTTTGCTTTTGGCGCGGTGCATCGATGCTTTCGACGCACCATTGTGGGGGATTCTCTTTGAGAAGACTCATAGCCGCTGGGGGAAAAGTCGTCCTTGGTTTCTCTGGCTCTGTGTGCCGTTTGCGATCTTTGGCGTCCTTACATTTGTAACTCCAGGACTGAGTGGAACTGCAAAGATCGCTTACGCTGGAGCGACCTATGTGGTGACCAGCATTCTATACACGGGTATCAACACGCCGGTTACATCCATTCTCGCGGCTCTTACTCCCGATGCTCACGAACGCGTAGTGCTTACCAGCTTTCGGATGTTCGGGTCGAAGTTCGCGGTACTCTTCGTGAATCTCTCTGTACTTCCCCTGGTCTCCTTTCTGGGGCATGGGGATGATCGCAAAGGCTTCATGGTCGTGATGCCGTTCTATGCGATCGGCACGGTCGTGCTCTATCTGCTCGCGTTTCGGAATCTTCGGGAGGTGGTCTATGAGAGACGTCAAAGACTCTCTGTTCGCGAAAGCGTGCAGGCACTGCGGAATAATGCTCCCTGGGCCATCATTTTTTTGAGCAGTCTTTTCTTCTGGATAGCCTTTATCGCGCGTATCTCATCTGCGCCCTACTTCTTCGAGTACGTGATGCATCGTGCGGATCTTACATCCACAGCAAATAGCCTGGACTTCGTCTCGCTTGGAAGCATTCTTTTTCTGCCTTGGCTGTGCCAACGCATGTCGAAGCGCAATGTGTGGGCGTTTGGACTGGCAGGTTCGGCTATTGCTCAATTGATTGTCTTTGTCGGAGTGCATGCCCATTCGGTAAGCGTTGTGCTCGACGGATGGGTGGTGGGCTTCCTGGCCAGCGGGCTTGCCATGGCCATTCCCTTTTCGATTCTGTCGGACAGCGTGGATTATGGAGAGTGGAAGAGCGGTGTTCGTGCTGCCGGCTTTCTTACAGCAATTGGAGCCGCATTCTGTCTCAAAGCCGGAAGCGGTCTTGGCGGAGCACTGCCGGCATGGATTCTCGCCAGCATGGGTTATGTCCCAAACGTCGCGCAGGGCGCGCGCTCCATCTTCGGAATCGAGCTGGCCTGCATCTGGCTGCCCGCCTTGGCGTATGCTTTGGCCATTGTGCCGGTGGTGTTTTACCTGCGTTACGAATTGATGGAGCCGATGATCCAGCGCGATCTTGAAGAGCGCCGCAGAACGGCTGCTTTGGTGAGCGAGAGCCTCTGA
- a CDS encoding phytanoyl-CoA dioxygenase family protein, protein MIITDEQRQMYQTEGYMVLPGVIPPAMLSMLREECSYYLGYYDSIMDAKGVQTENISHRGKRYFINNRYRLSNRLYQFIFSDLMAEVARATVGDEAYLFHEQWVVKGAEQGMKFAWHQDSGYVKWYNPTTKHKPYVTCWCTLDDVSEENGTVYLLPHSRGGTKNEIIDHTKEDGTNDLIGYSGDDQGDPVIVPAGSIVAFDSFVLHRSGPNKTERMRRVYLPQYSAAPIPRPDGKPWAMATPFLKNGVNIYDHAQDAAERYGPFPDPAKA, encoded by the coding sequence ATGATAATTACCGACGAGCAGCGCCAGATGTATCAGACTGAAGGCTACATGGTTCTCCCCGGGGTCATTCCTCCCGCGATGTTGAGTATGCTGCGGGAAGAGTGCTCCTACTATCTTGGCTATTATGATTCGATCATGGACGCCAAGGGTGTCCAGACGGAGAACATCAGTCATCGCGGGAAGCGGTATTTCATCAATAACCGCTATCGTCTGAGCAATCGTTTGTATCAGTTTATCTTCAGTGATCTGATGGCTGAGGTTGCACGTGCGACCGTCGGAGACGAAGCCTATCTCTTTCACGAGCAGTGGGTCGTCAAAGGAGCAGAGCAGGGAATGAAGTTCGCCTGGCATCAGGATTCAGGCTATGTGAAGTGGTATAACCCCACGACAAAGCATAAGCCATATGTAACCTGCTGGTGCACGCTGGATGATGTCAGCGAAGAGAACGGAACGGTGTATCTTCTGCCCCATTCTCGCGGCGGGACAAAAAATGAGATCATCGATCATACCAAGGAAGACGGCACGAATGACCTGATCGGCTATTCGGGAGACGATCAGGGAGACCCCGTCATCGTTCCCGCCGGTAGTATTGTGGCCTTTGACAGCTTCGTCTTGCATCGTAGCGGCCCCAATAAGACAGAAAGAATGCGGCGTGTCTATTTGCCGCAGTACAGTGCTGCACCCATTCCACGCCCGGATGGCAAGCCATGGGCTATGGCGACTCCATTTTTGAAGAACGGCGTCAACATCTACGATCATGCGCAGGATGCGGCCGAGCGTTACGGTCCTTTTCCCGATCCAGCGAAGGCGTAG
- a CDS encoding helix-turn-helix domain-containing protein, producing MLQHLKLPSQLDGNVWRYANPAGANRLHRHAELELNVVTQGKGTYLLGGRRYEIRRGDLLWLFPAQEHVLVEQTSKFEMWIAVFRRRAIRRQATDAGAKALLQPSFSGEVCRRLSHQDLDRFEAFFEDLSSSQGEYGLMNAGLGYILLHAWKCFQHAADVPVRELHPAVERAVRMLAHDVSEDGLAELAHRAGLSTSRLSRLFKQQTGLTLVDFRNRKRIERFQQIYDLNRNRTLLDAALEAGFGSYPQFHRVCRQILGCSPAEYARRTLP from the coding sequence ATGTTGCAGCACCTCAAACTTCCTTCCCAACTCGACGGCAATGTTTGGAGATATGCCAACCCGGCAGGTGCAAATCGCCTGCATCGCCATGCGGAGTTGGAGCTAAATGTCGTAACGCAGGGGAAAGGCACTTACCTCCTGGGTGGCAGGCGATATGAGATACGCCGCGGCGACCTGCTCTGGCTTTTTCCCGCGCAGGAACACGTTCTGGTGGAACAAACATCCAAGTTTGAGATGTGGATCGCTGTCTTCCGGCGGCGTGCCATCCGTCGCCAGGCCACCGACGCAGGTGCGAAGGCACTTCTCCAGCCATCCTTCTCGGGTGAAGTATGCCGCAGGCTTTCCCATCAGGATCTGGACCGCTTCGAAGCATTCTTCGAAGATCTCTCTTCGTCACAGGGTGAATATGGCCTGATGAACGCCGGCCTTGGCTATATTCTGCTCCATGCATGGAAATGCTTCCAACATGCAGCCGATGTTCCTGTGCGCGAGCTTCATCCAGCCGTGGAACGAGCCGTTCGCATGTTAGCCCATGATGTATCGGAAGATGGGCTTGCCGAACTGGCACATCGCGCCGGCCTCAGCACCTCTCGGCTAAGCCGTTTATTTAAACAACAAACAGGGTTGACGCTCGTTGACTTCCGAAACCGGAAGCGAATCGAGCGGTTCCAGCAAATCTATGATTTGAACCGCAATCGTACCCTGCTCGACGCCGCACTGGAGGCTGGCTTTGGAAGCTATCCCCAATTCCATCGTGTGTGCCGCCAGATACTCGGCTGCTCCCCGGCGGAATATGCCCGGAGAACGCTCCCGTAG